A stretch of DNA from Ignavibacteriota bacterium:
TCAAGGCCGTGTACGATGCGGTAATCACGGAAGGCATGGGCGCGCAGGATTTTGGATCGCTGAAGCAGTTCTTCTCGTTTGCGCCGCGCGCCATGTCGCTCAAGGCGCTCAAGCCCGTTCATTCCTTTGTTGCGGACTATTTCACCGATCCCAAGTCGCGTTTCCTTTTCTCGTTTCACCCGCTGTTTATCGGCGGGTCGCCCTTCCGCGCACCAAGTGTGTACATCATGATTCCGTATCTCGAGAAAGAGGGCGGCGTGTGGTTTTCGAAAGGCGGCATGTACAGTCTGGTGAATGCCTTCGAGCGTGTGTTCCGCGAGTTGGGAGGCACCATCCGTACGAGTGCGAAGGTGGACGAGATTCTTGTCGAAAACGGTACCGCCGCGGGTGTGCGCCTGGGGGACGAAGTCCTGCGTGCCGACGCGGTTGTATCGAACGGCGACGTGCCCTGGGTGTACCGCAACATGCTGAAACCCGAACACAGGCGGCGCTGGAGCAACCGCCGCATCGACCGCCTGCACATCTCGATGAGTGTGTTCCTGTTGTATATCGGCGTGAAGAAGCAGTACCCCGCGCTGAAACATCACACATTGATTCTGAGCGAGCGCTACCGCGAACTGATCGGCGACATCTTCGACCGGAAAATTCTGGCCGACGATTTCTCGATGTACCTGCATGTGCCCACACGCACCGATCCCGCCATGGCGCCGCCGGGCTGCGACAGCATGTATCTGCTCGTGCCCGTGCCGCATAACGGATCGGGAATTGATTGGCAGAGCATGGCCGCGCCGTTCCGCGAGAAACTTCTCGCCTTCCTCGAGGAGGAATTCGGTCTCGAGGATTTCCGCGCGAACATCGAGGTGCTCGAGACGTTCACTCCTGACGATTTTGCCTCGCAGTTGCTTTCGCTCTACGGCAATGCCTTCAGCATCGAACCGCGGCTCACGCAGACGGCGTGGTTCCGTCCGCACAACCGCAGCGAGGATGTGCGCCGTCTCTACTTCGTCGGCGCGGGCACCCATCCCGGCGGGGGAGTGCCCGGTGTGCTTCTGTCGGCCGAGGCAACGGAGAAGTGCATTGTGCAGGATCTTTCCTGATATTTGTATCAACGCAGCCAGACACTCGAGGGAACTATGAGCGAGCACACACCGGCCTACGACCGGGATGATATCACACTGTGCAGGGAGGAGACGCGCGCGCACGCAAAGTCGTTCTACTTTGCCTCGCACGTCCTGCCGCGCGAAAAACGCGACGCCGCGTACGCCGTGTACGCCTTCTGCCGCCTGGTGGACAATACCGTCGACAACGCCCCCGATGGTGATGCCGCTGCCATCACACGCGCGCTTGACACATTGCGTGTGCTTGTGGACCGCGCGTACGAGGGGGACGAGACGCTGCCGCCGCGTTTCCGCGCCCTGTCGATCGCCGTCCGCGCCAATGACGTCCCGAAACGGTATTTCCAGGAACTGATCGCCGGCGTCGAGATGGATCTCACCATCAAACGATTCGACACTTTCACGGATCTGGACCTGTACTGTTACCACGTCGCGTCGGTGGTCGGACTCATCATGACACACATTTTTGGTGCGACCGAAACGTCCGCGCTGCGATACGCCGCGGCGCTCGGCACCGCGATGCACTTGACGAACATCCTTCGCGACGTCGCGGAGGATTTGCGGCTCGGTCGTGTGTATCTGCCGCAGGACGAACTCCGCGCCTTCGGCATCACGGAAGACGATCTTGCCGCGGGCACAGCAACTCCGGCCTTTGTGCGGATGATGGAATTCCAGGCGCGCCGCGCGCGCTCGTACTACCGGCTGGCGGAGCACGGACTCGCCCTGCTGCCCGACGACGGTTCGCGGTATTGCGTGCGCCTCATGAGCAACATTTACGAGGGCATTCTCGACGAGATCGTCCGGCTCGAGTACAACGTCTTCAATCGTCGTGCCTATGTGTCGACACGGAAAAAGCTGGGCATTGCGGTATCGAGTTACATGGCGCGTGTGCCCCGCCTCCTGCACGGATCGGGTCACTCCGCAACACTTTTTGCGCCCGGCCTCGGCGACGATTCTTTGAATCCCGGGAACGAGACCGTGCCGGGTTTCGCCGCGCTGCAGTCGTCGTACAACGACACGCGCGAGTCGACGGAGCACATGAGCGAGAGGACCTGAACCGCATGAACGCCGTGTATTTTATCCTCGCGATGACCGGCTCCTTCCTGGTGATGGAGTTTGTGTCGTATCTCGCGCACAGGTATGTGTACCACGGCATAGGGTGGCGCTTTCATCAGAGCCATCACACCAAGCGCCACGGCATCTTCGAGAAGAACGACGTGTTTCCGCTCTTTTTTGCGACGAGCACCACGGCTGTCATGATACTCTCGCTGCAGTTCGAATTACTCTCCTGGCTGCTGCCTTTCAGCATCGGCGTGTCGGCCTACGGTGTCACCTACTTCCTGATACACGACATCTACGTCCATCGGCGCAGCAGGCATTTCCGTCCGCGCTGGTCGTATTTGCTCAAGATAAAAAAGGCGCATGCGGCGCATCATCGTTACGGGGAAGAGCCCTACGGACTGCTGCTTTTTTCACGGAGGCACCTGCATCCGCGCGAGAAGGACGTGACTGTCGACGAGGTGGTATGAAACGGATCGCGGTCATCGGCGCGGGTCTCGGAGGCCTTTCCGCGGCGATCCGGCTTGCGCGGGCGGGGCATGATGTCACGGTGTTCGAGAAAAACGACAGTGCGGGCGGGAAGATGCACCGGCTGCAACTCGGTGCGTACACCTTCGACACGGGACCGACACTTGTCACCATGCCCTTTGTGCTCGAAGAGCTTTTTCGCGCGGCGGGTGAAGATCCCGCGCGGCACCTCACGCTGAGACCACTGGATCCGAGCTGCCGCTACACCTTCTCCGACGGTTCACAGCTCGACACGAGCAACGACATGGCGGAGCTCGAGGCCCGGATCAGCGCATTCAGTCCGTCGGATGCCGGCGCATTCACACGCTTCCTTCGTCGAGGGGAACGGATATACAACGCCGCCGCGCAGCCGTTTTTATTTTCCGGCTTCGGAAGCTGGAGCATGGGCGACATCCTGCGCAGCATGCGCCATCTGCCCGCCGTGCCGCGGCTCGATTCGGGACGCACCCTGCACGAGGCCGTGGCGGAAGCGTTTCACGACGAGCGCCTGCGGCAACTGTTCGACCGTTTCGCCACCTACAATGGTTCATCACCATTCCGCGCACCGGCCACACTGGCCATCATTCCCTATGTGGAATTCGCCTTCGGCGGATGGTATGTGGACGGCGGCCTGTACGAGATCGCACGCGCGCTGCACGGTGTGGCGGAACGCGTGGGTGTTTCGTTCCGCTTCGATGCGGAGGTGCGGCAGATCACAACGGAGCGCCGCTCCGTGCGGGGAGTGCAGTTGCACGACGGTTCGCGCCACGAGGCCGATGTGGTCATATCGAATGCCGATGCATCATACACGATGCAAACCCTCCTGCGCGACACCGCGGGCATTCCGCATACACAGTGGTCGGCGCTCGAACCGTCCCTCGCGGGATACATCATGTATCTCGGCGTGAAACGCGAGTATCCGCAGCTCGCGCACCACAACATCTTTTTCTCGCGCGACTACCGGCGCGAGTTTGCGCAGCTTGTGGACGAGGGAGTGCCGGCGGATGAACCCACGATCTACGTCTCCACGTCGTCACGCGCGAATCCGTCGCACGCGCCCGCGGGCTCGATGAATCTGTTTGTGCTGGTGAACGCGCCCGCGCTCAACGGACGCGTATCGTGGCCCGCGGAAAAACTGCGTTATCGCGACATCGTGCTTCGGCGCCTGGAGGCATGTGGTCTCGACGCCCTCGAAGCACACATCGAGGAGGAGGCGATAGTCACTCCCGACGAGTTCGAGGCGCGCACACACGCGTTACACGGATCGATTTACGGATCCTCGTCGAACAACCGCTTTTCGGCCTTCCTGCGGCCGCCCAACCGCTCACGTCATGTACGCGGACTCTACTTCGCCGGTGGCACGGCGCATCCGGGCGGCGGCATACCGCTGGTGTTGCTCTCAGGGAAAATCGTCGCAGAGTTGATCGAGGGCGCGCGTGATTAAAGCACACAAATCGCGGATCTTCGAGGCCTTGTTCGACGTGTACACCACACGGCTGCTGAAGCGCAGTTTCCATACGATTCGTCTGCGTGCGGACGCGGATCTTCAGGCGTCGATACGGTCCGCGCCGCTGGTGTTATGCCCGAATCACAGCAGTTGGTGGGATGCGCTTCTCCCGCTCTATCTCGCGCGGCATGTCTTCCACATCGATTCCTACGCGATGATGGAGGAGGAGCAGCTTCGACGATATCCGTTCTTCCGCCGCATCGGCGTCTTCTCCGTGGACCGCGGGCGCGGGCGCGACGCGTTGCGATCGCTCGAGTACGCGGCGGGTCTGCTGAACGCGCCGGGCCGCGCACTGTGGCTGTATCCGCAGGGCGAGCTGCGGCCGCATGCCGTGCGGCCCCTGCATTTCCTGCGCGGCGTGGATATGCTTGCTTCCGCGGTTCCTGATGCGCTCTTTGTTCCCATGGCGTTCACGTACGAATTCCGTCATGAACAAAGGCCCGAAATTTTTATCTCCGCCGGTGCGGCGATAGCGCCGACTCGCGGCGAATCCCTTTCGGCGCAACTCGAGCAGCGTGTCACCGCGTTGCTCGACGCAATGACGCAGGATCTCGCGCGATCCGACATCGCCTCATTTCGATACATTCTTCGCGGCCGTGCTTCGAAGGGCAGTCGGCTGGTGGAAACTGCCGCGGAGGGCCGCGGCCAATGATCGTGTACGGTTGGGTTGTGCTCGCCGCGTTGTTGCTCATGCTCGCGGTCGTGCTCGTGAACGTGCAGTTTTTTCGTCGCATACCGAAGGCCGTATCGGGCGGCACGCCGCGGCTCTCCGTATGTATCCCCGCGCGGAACGAAGCCGCGCGTATCGGCGCATGCATCCGCTCGCTTGTCGCGCAGGAGTATCCGTCTTTCGAAATCCTGGTACTGGATGACGAATCCACCGACGGCACCGCCG
This window harbors:
- the crtI gene encoding phytoene desaturase; translated protein: MKDIIIIGAGFGGLAEAIRLQARGYRVTLLEQRERVGGRAYQLVKDGYTFDMGPSLITAPFIIQDVFAAAGKRMEDYLDVVPLDPFYRIYFHDKSYVDYSGDSEAMKAQLRAINPVDADAYDRFFHDIKAVYDAVITEGMGAQDFGSLKQFFSFAPRAMSLKALKPVHSFVADYFTDPKSRFLFSFHPLFIGGSPFRAPSVYIMIPYLEKEGGVWFSKGGMYSLVNAFERVFRELGGTIRTSAKVDEILVENGTAAGVRLGDEVLRADAVVSNGDVPWVYRNMLKPEHRRRWSNRRIDRLHISMSVFLLYIGVKKQYPALKHHTLILSERYRELIGDIFDRKILADDFSMYLHVPTRTDPAMAPPGCDSMYLLVPVPHNGSGIDWQSMAAPFREKLLAFLEEEFGLEDFRANIEVLETFTPDDFASQLLSLYGNAFSIEPRLTQTAWFRPHNRSEDVRRLYFVGAGTHPGGGVPGVLLSAEATEKCIVQDLS
- a CDS encoding phytoene/squalene synthase family protein; protein product: MSEHTPAYDRDDITLCREETRAHAKSFYFASHVLPREKRDAAYAVYAFCRLVDNTVDNAPDGDAAAITRALDTLRVLVDRAYEGDETLPPRFRALSIAVRANDVPKRYFQELIAGVEMDLTIKRFDTFTDLDLYCYHVASVVGLIMTHIFGATETSALRYAAALGTAMHLTNILRDVAEDLRLGRVYLPQDELRAFGITEDDLAAGTATPAFVRMMEFQARRARSYYRLAEHGLALLPDDGSRYCVRLMSNIYEGILDEIVRLEYNVFNRRAYVSTRKKLGIAVSSYMARVPRLLHGSGHSATLFAPGLGDDSLNPGNETVPGFAALQSSYNDTRESTEHMSERT
- a CDS encoding sterol desaturase family protein, with product MNAVYFILAMTGSFLVMEFVSYLAHRYVYHGIGWRFHQSHHTKRHGIFEKNDVFPLFFATSTTAVMILSLQFELLSWLLPFSIGVSAYGVTYFLIHDIYVHRRSRHFRPRWSYLLKIKKAHAAHHRYGEEPYGLLLFSRRHLHPREKDVTVDEVV
- the crtI gene encoding phytoene desaturase yields the protein MKRIAVIGAGLGGLSAAIRLARAGHDVTVFEKNDSAGGKMHRLQLGAYTFDTGPTLVTMPFVLEELFRAAGEDPARHLTLRPLDPSCRYTFSDGSQLDTSNDMAELEARISAFSPSDAGAFTRFLRRGERIYNAAAQPFLFSGFGSWSMGDILRSMRHLPAVPRLDSGRTLHEAVAEAFHDERLRQLFDRFATYNGSSPFRAPATLAIIPYVEFAFGGWYVDGGLYEIARALHGVAERVGVSFRFDAEVRQITTERRSVRGVQLHDGSRHEADVVISNADASYTMQTLLRDTAGIPHTQWSALEPSLAGYIMYLGVKREYPQLAHHNIFFSRDYRREFAQLVDEGVPADEPTIYVSTSSRANPSHAPAGSMNLFVLVNAPALNGRVSWPAEKLRYRDIVLRRLEACGLDALEAHIEEEAIVTPDEFEARTHALHGSIYGSSSNNRFSAFLRPPNRSRHVRGLYFAGGTAHPGGGIPLVLLSGKIVAELIEGARD
- a CDS encoding lysophospholipid acyltransferase family protein produces the protein MIKAHKSRIFEALFDVYTTRLLKRSFHTIRLRADADLQASIRSAPLVLCPNHSSWWDALLPLYLARHVFHIDSYAMMEEEQLRRYPFFRRIGVFSVDRGRGRDALRSLEYAAGLLNAPGRALWLYPQGELRPHAVRPLHFLRGVDMLASAVPDALFVPMAFTYEFRHEQRPEIFISAGAAIAPTRGESLSAQLEQRVTALLDAMTQDLARSDIASFRYILRGRASKGSRLVETAAEGRGQ